A stretch of the Bacillus sp. FJAT-18017 genome encodes the following:
- a CDS encoding response regulator, whose product MIKVLISDDERIVRKGLIATIDWNKFGMEVIGDASNGQRAWELFLEHSPEIIITDIVMPEMNGIELARKVKQHSPSAKILLLSCHRDFEYAQEGLNIGASGYILKTAFQDQEFEDYLERFQKELSYSKGQGQDDSALLRKEFYAWLCGFTNSFPKMLQNLFVADWNWKKEPYYIFLLSGMDCDEHIQLFSEQKRFAKIPCGQEQAFIFIPAETKETLEKCLIKEKSENSAVNWRVGGPFKGSEEWMEGVLYLYKLLKIEKQFKFSTEEWPLPIQQATKMMIEHLEQPLSSSDIAAKVGLSRSHFSTMFKKTVGESFIEFTERMRINTACDLLENTSLTQQEISEKIGIQDGKYFSKWFKKCTGKTPSDYRQNKKENFI is encoded by the coding sequence ATGATAAAAGTTCTAATTTCTGATGATGAGAGAATCGTCAGAAAAGGGTTAATCGCAACCATTGATTGGAATAAATTCGGTATGGAAGTCATTGGTGATGCTTCCAACGGACAAAGGGCATGGGAACTATTTTTGGAACATTCTCCTGAAATTATAATTACGGATATCGTCATGCCGGAGATGAATGGAATTGAACTGGCTAGAAAAGTTAAACAGCATTCTCCTTCTGCAAAAATATTATTACTTAGCTGCCATCGTGATTTCGAGTACGCACAAGAAGGCTTGAATATTGGGGCTTCAGGCTATATTTTGAAAACTGCGTTTCAAGACCAGGAATTTGAAGACTATTTGGAGAGGTTCCAAAAAGAATTGTCTTACTCCAAAGGACAGGGGCAGGATGACTCTGCTCTTCTAAGGAAGGAATTTTATGCATGGCTTTGCGGTTTTACCAACTCTTTTCCAAAAATGCTCCAGAACCTTTTTGTTGCTGACTGGAATTGGAAGAAGGAACCTTATTATATTTTTTTACTAAGTGGGATGGATTGCGATGAGCATATCCAACTATTTTCTGAGCAAAAACGATTTGCTAAAATTCCATGCGGCCAGGAACAGGCATTTATCTTCATACCGGCGGAAACAAAAGAAACGTTGGAAAAGTGTTTAATTAAGGAAAAAAGTGAAAACTCAGCGGTTAACTGGAGAGTGGGAGGCCCTTTTAAAGGTTCTGAAGAATGGATGGAAGGTGTTTTATATCTTTATAAACTATTAAAAATTGAGAAGCAGTTTAAATTCTCGACCGAGGAATGGCCATTACCAATTCAGCAGGCAACCAAAATGATGATTGAGCATTTAGAGCAGCCACTGTCATCAAGCGATATAGCAGCTAAAGTAGGTTTGAGCAGGAGCCATTTTAGCACGATGTTCAAAAAAACGGTTGGAGAGAGCTTTATTGAATTTACTGAGAGAATGAGAATAAACACTGCATGCGATCTCCTAGAGAATACTTCACTTACTCAGCAGGAGATTAGTGAAAAAATAGGTATACAAGATGGAAAGTATTTCAGCAAATGGTTTAAAAAATGTACAGGTAAAACACCGTCTGATTATCGACAAAACAAAAAGGAGAATTTTATCTAA
- the gcvPA gene encoding aminomethyl-transferring glycine dehydrogenase subunit GcvPA: protein MGQKVHPYIPNMVPEVQAEMLKVIGAESIMDLYAGIPQELQLKETLNLPPALTEYELRRHIEGVLNKNTSTKEFINFLGAGCWQHFIPAVCDEINQRSEFLTAYAGEPYEDHGRFQSLFEYQSLVAELVDMDVVNVPTFDWGQAAATAIRMAGRITGRNRVLLARTVAPERSKIIINYGTPQLEFEFISFNIKSGAMDLEDLKAKLTDDVAAIYFENPSYLGFIEEQGEEISSLLKRNGSLLVVGVDPISLGVLAPPSHYGADIVCGDLQPLGMHMNYSGGQAGFIATRDEVKFVQEYPSRLFGIVPTVKEGEYGFGDVAYDRTSFAKRENGKESVGTQTALWGITAGVYLALLGPDGIEEVGQTIMQNSQYAVQQLNQIEGIKGSRLASPFFKEFIVDFNNSGLQASEINQQLLERKIFGGKDLSQEFPEFGQAALFCVTEVHTKEDIDYLVQSIHEIVSAAK from the coding sequence ATGGGACAGAAGGTTCATCCTTACATACCAAACATGGTACCGGAAGTTCAAGCTGAAATGTTGAAGGTAATTGGAGCGGAATCAATCATGGATTTATATGCAGGCATTCCACAAGAGCTCCAGCTTAAGGAAACGCTAAACTTGCCGCCGGCATTAACAGAGTATGAGCTGAGGCGGCATATAGAAGGAGTCCTCAATAAAAATACAAGCACTAAGGAATTTATCAATTTTCTTGGAGCCGGCTGTTGGCAGCATTTTATCCCGGCTGTTTGTGACGAAATCAACCAGCGTTCGGAATTTTTAACAGCATATGCTGGAGAACCTTACGAGGATCATGGGCGTTTTCAGTCTCTTTTTGAATATCAGAGCCTGGTAGCTGAACTGGTTGACATGGATGTTGTTAATGTACCTACATTTGACTGGGGACAAGCTGCAGCTACTGCAATCAGGATGGCTGGAAGGATTACCGGAAGGAATAGGGTTTTGCTGGCAAGGACGGTAGCCCCTGAGCGGAGCAAAATTATCATTAATTATGGAACCCCACAGCTAGAATTCGAGTTTATCAGCTTTAACATAAAATCGGGCGCAATGGATTTGGAAGATTTGAAAGCAAAATTAACTGACGATGTTGCAGCCATTTATTTTGAAAATCCCTCCTATCTTGGGTTTATCGAGGAACAGGGTGAAGAGATTTCATCTTTATTAAAAAGGAACGGATCACTTCTGGTCGTGGGTGTTGACCCTATATCTCTTGGAGTGCTTGCGCCACCTAGCCACTACGGAGCCGACATCGTATGCGGCGATTTGCAGCCGCTTGGCATGCACATGAATTATAGCGGCGGGCAGGCTGGTTTCATTGCAACCCGTGATGAGGTGAAGTTTGTTCAGGAATACCCTTCCCGGTTGTTTGGGATTGTCCCGACCGTAAAGGAAGGTGAGTATGGGTTTGGAGATGTCGCCTACGACCGCACATCCTTCGCGAAAAGGGAAAATGGAAAGGAGTCGGTTGGTACCCAGACCGCACTATGGGGGATAACCGCGGGCGTATATTTAGCATTGCTAGGACCTGATGGCATTGAGGAAGTTGGTCAAACGATCATGCAAAATAGCCAATATGCAGTCCAACAATTAAATCAGATTGAGGGTATAAAAGGATCCCGCCTCGCTTCGCCGTTTTTTAAGGAATTCATCGTAGATTTTAATAACTCAGGCCTTCAAGCTAGTGAGATTAATCAACAATTGCTGGAAAGGAAAATTTTTGGAGGAAAGGATCTTTCACAGGAGTTCCCTGAATTTGGCCAGGCAGCTTTGTTTTGTGTAACTGAGGTTCATACGAAGGAAGATATTGATTATCTTGTTCAATCCATTCATGAAATTGTATCTGCTGCGAAATAG
- a CDS encoding ABC transporter substrate-binding protein, protein MKKLTMLLLALLFIFSASACSNRETIGPKANEETKEERNKTVLRFASWDSGEALKIQEEIAKRFEEINPNVKVQVEAYGEEFDQKLATSFGTKNPPDVLYMWNFPAYFQSLEPLDQFVNNDSELDLNDFYQGLFNYSSMYGKLYGIPAGFTTRVVYFNKDLFDIAGMPYPEEGWTWDDFQAAAEKLTVPSEKQYGFGIRPEPDTYDLQGFIWSNESSFISEDGKEVEGYMNSPETIEAINVFADMLKDKSAVLVGGKNQQSGEEFFKEGKIAMWETGIWPLEEFKEAKVNFGTVEMPAFSGKSVKGVIASSAVSIAKDSKNKELAWEFVKFYSSAEAIKRRTADLPVRISVVKDIKTEEDPLIKPFYKMLERSNDTPAFHLNKNWDEINRNLSSAINAIMLEQDAETLLNKAVKDSEIYLK, encoded by the coding sequence ATGAAGAAATTAACGATGCTTTTGCTAGCACTCCTGTTTATCTTTTCTGCCAGTGCATGCTCAAACAGAGAAACGATCGGCCCCAAAGCGAATGAGGAGACGAAAGAAGAAAGAAATAAAACAGTTCTTCGTTTTGCATCATGGGATTCAGGGGAAGCGTTGAAAATCCAGGAGGAAATTGCTAAAAGATTTGAGGAGATAAACCCGAATGTAAAGGTCCAGGTTGAAGCATATGGTGAGGAATTTGATCAAAAGCTGGCTACGTCCTTTGGTACGAAAAATCCTCCGGATGTCCTTTATATGTGGAACTTCCCAGCCTATTTTCAGTCACTGGAACCGCTTGACCAGTTTGTAAATAACGATTCTGAACTAGACTTGAACGATTTTTACCAAGGCTTGTTCAATTATTCAAGTATGTATGGAAAGTTGTATGGAATCCCAGCGGGTTTTACGACGAGGGTAGTTTATTTTAACAAGGATTTATTCGACATTGCCGGCATGCCTTATCCTGAGGAAGGCTGGACATGGGATGATTTCCAAGCGGCTGCGGAAAAACTGACCGTTCCATCGGAAAAACAGTATGGATTCGGAATAAGGCCTGAACCGGATACGTATGATTTGCAAGGTTTTATCTGGAGTAATGAGTCAAGCTTTATAAGTGAAGATGGAAAAGAAGTTGAAGGTTATATGAATAGCCCTGAAACGATTGAAGCAATTAACGTCTTTGCTGACATGCTAAAGGATAAGAGTGCAGTTCTGGTTGGCGGTAAAAATCAGCAAAGTGGCGAAGAGTTTTTCAAAGAAGGGAAGATAGCGATGTGGGAAACCGGTATTTGGCCATTGGAAGAGTTTAAAGAAGCAAAAGTAAACTTTGGAACAGTGGAAATGCCTGCTTTTTCAGGGAAATCTGTGAAAGGAGTCATTGCATCCTCCGCGGTTTCAATAGCAAAGGATTCAAAAAACAAGGAACTGGCCTGGGAATTCGTAAAATTCTATTCCTCAGCAGAGGCGATTAAAAGGAGAACCGCCGATCTGCCGGTCCGCATAAGTGTTGTAAAAGATATAAAGACCGAGGAAGATCCATTGATTAAGCCATTCTACAAAATGCTTGAAAGGTCAAATGATACCCCGGCGTTCCATCTTAATAAAAATTGGGATGAAATCAATCGAAATCTTTCTTCAGCCATCAACGCAATTATGCTGGAGCAGGATGCTGAAACGCTCCTGAATAAGGCAGTAAAAGATTCAGAGATTTACCTTAAATAG
- a CDS encoding sensor histidine kinase: MNLLKELSIKMKNLPFGSIRTKMILFFLMVALIPLLLFGVLSYEKSSEIINDQYNEYEEFAVSQLNNQLENTFEQMFVISSDINHYLSDPTLVILKEEIPHSYTDFIENKNFERYLEAHKTYNTKGIYLITNTGYYYGNSRLNIHKLFQKPFWKQVNSLNEGELWIGFYNTDHYYNSEKTEKVMGMVFPIDSQFGVLKGSKLLIETNAEELFSYINFLENKLHASITLKNGANQVVYKTGNAPKEEETDIVWNNNFDGFGWDIHIRIPVEYYYQSSNVIYRYTIMGIIFSIVLVTLLAAFLSIPLTKRIKGLKSSMELVSKGNLDTQVEVTSKDELGVLAQSFNEMVNRIKGLIEQISYTERLKRQAELRAFHYQINPHLLFNTLNSIQWKARLSGAKEVQQMIYHLTEVLHENLNFSDELITLEKELKTIQHYLKVQEARYGKTFEYIENIQENCLSYLIPRMTLQPLFENIFFHAFEDGIGRIELMLIAKGGNLELTLEDNGKGMDEDTIKNHLKPMNQKEKGRGGIGVYNVDQRVKLHFGTEFGLSIKSVVGKKTVFTIIWPKRRLPDDKSSNF, translated from the coding sequence ATGAATTTACTTAAAGAGTTATCCATAAAAATGAAAAACCTTCCTTTCGGCAGTATTCGGACCAAAATGATTCTTTTTTTCCTCATGGTCGCGCTTATCCCATTACTATTGTTTGGTGTGCTTTCCTATGAAAAATCCTCTGAAATCATTAATGATCAATATAATGAATATGAAGAATTTGCTGTATCACAGCTGAATAACCAACTTGAAAACACGTTTGAACAGATGTTTGTTATATCGAGCGATATTAATCATTACTTATCCGACCCGACACTGGTTATCTTAAAAGAAGAAATTCCCCATTCCTATACAGATTTCATCGAAAATAAAAACTTTGAAAGATACCTCGAAGCCCATAAAACCTATAATACAAAAGGAATCTATTTAATTACAAATACAGGCTATTATTATGGAAACAGCCGCCTTAATATCCATAAGCTCTTTCAAAAACCGTTCTGGAAACAAGTAAATAGCTTGAACGAAGGGGAGCTTTGGATCGGTTTCTACAATACAGACCATTATTATAATAGTGAAAAGACTGAAAAAGTAATGGGAATGGTTTTTCCGATAGATAGCCAGTTTGGCGTCTTAAAAGGAAGCAAATTATTAATCGAGACAAATGCCGAGGAACTGTTTTCTTATATAAATTTCCTCGAAAATAAGCTTCATGCTTCAATTACTCTTAAAAATGGAGCGAATCAAGTCGTTTATAAGACGGGGAATGCCCCGAAGGAAGAGGAAACTGATATTGTCTGGAATAACAATTTTGATGGGTTTGGCTGGGACATTCATATCCGGATCCCTGTTGAATATTATTATCAATCCTCAAATGTCATTTACCGATATACAATTATGGGCATTATTTTTTCAATTGTACTAGTTACTCTTTTAGCAGCTTTCTTATCTATCCCGCTTACAAAACGGATTAAAGGCCTTAAATCTTCAATGGAATTGGTTAGTAAAGGAAACCTGGATACTCAAGTGGAGGTTACTTCAAAGGATGAATTGGGAGTTTTGGCACAAAGCTTTAACGAAATGGTTAATCGAATTAAAGGATTAATTGAACAGATTAGCTATACAGAGAGATTAAAAAGACAAGCCGAATTAAGGGCATTTCATTATCAAATCAATCCCCACTTATTATTCAATACATTAAATTCGATACAATGGAAAGCCAGGCTCTCAGGAGCAAAAGAAGTCCAGCAAATGATTTACCATTTGACTGAGGTGCTTCATGAAAACCTTAATTTTTCTGATGAGTTAATAACGTTGGAAAAGGAATTGAAAACTATTCAGCATTATTTGAAGGTACAGGAGGCCCGTTATGGGAAAACCTTCGAATATATCGAAAATATACAGGAAAATTGCCTTAGCTATTTAATCCCTCGAATGACGCTTCAGCCATTATTTGAAAATATTTTTTTCCATGCATTTGAAGATGGAATAGGAAGAATTGAACTCATGCTTATTGCAAAGGGCGGCAATTTGGAACTCACTCTTGAGGATAATGGAAAAGGGATGGATGAAGATACAATTAAAAATCATCTTAAGCCGATGAATCAAAAAGAAAAAGGAAGGGGCGGAATCGGCGTATATAACGTAGATCAGCGCGTAAAGCTTCATTTTGGGACAGAGTTTGGGTTATCTATTAAATCTGTTGTGGGTAAAAAGACGGTTTTTACTATTATATGGCCAAAAAGGAGGCTGCCTGATGATAAAAGTTCTAATTTCTGA
- the gcvPB gene encoding aminomethyl-transferring glycine dehydrogenase subunit GcvPB: protein MKRIQRTSKTRDFHQAKWNEPIIFELHQPGEKGVELPPANEKVVMAVGDGISAIPAAMRRKAKPNLPEIGQARVLRHYLRLSQETLGSDFNVEIGQGTCTMKYIPKINEMLVRDPKMTELHPLQDEETVQGMLEIFHKLDLCMREISGMDYFSFQPSSGTQALFAMASIVRKYHEQRGEGEQRNEIITTIFSHPSQAATAAVKGYKIITLHPDENGFPDIEKLKAAVSERTAGFVVANPEDTGIFNPRIKEFTDIVHQAGGLCFYDQANANGLLGITRAKEAGFDMCFFNLHKTFAAPHMCGGPATGALGVTAELREYLPVPIVESSNGRYTLCYDLKHSVGKVRSFHGVAQTVLRAYAWIRSLGAEGLKEVAKIAVLNNNYMYHRVLAIRGAGAPYIKGHRLEQVRYSWEQLTRETGVTTEDVTLRMADFGLHYWTSHHPYIVKQPFTLEPTESYSKEDLDEYIYALEQISKEAYENPEIVKAAPQNSTIHKMDEQDFLDNPEKWCITWRSYLKKTEVYEPAK from the coding sequence ATGAAAAGGATTCAACGCACAAGTAAAACCCGTGATTTTCATCAGGCAAAATGGAATGAACCAATTATTTTTGAACTTCATCAGCCTGGTGAAAAGGGCGTCGAACTCCCGCCAGCCAATGAAAAAGTAGTAATGGCAGTTGGGGATGGCATTTCGGCAATTCCGGCAGCAATGAGGAGGAAAGCTAAGCCGAATCTTCCGGAAATCGGTCAAGCACGCGTTCTACGGCATTACCTAAGACTGTCCCAGGAAACTCTTGGTTCAGATTTTAACGTGGAAATCGGACAGGGAACCTGTACGATGAAATATATTCCCAAAATTAATGAAATGCTTGTCCGTGATCCAAAAATGACAGAACTTCATCCGCTTCAGGACGAGGAAACAGTTCAGGGAATGCTTGAAATTTTTCACAAGCTGGATTTATGCATGAGGGAAATCTCCGGAATGGATTACTTTTCATTCCAGCCAAGCAGCGGGACACAGGCACTATTTGCAATGGCATCGATCGTAAGAAAATATCACGAGCAAAGGGGGGAAGGGGAGCAGCGCAATGAAATCATTACAACGATATTCTCCCATCCATCCCAGGCGGCAACCGCGGCTGTAAAAGGTTATAAAATCATTACCCTGCACCCCGATGAAAATGGGTTTCCTGATATCGAGAAGCTGAAAGCGGCAGTATCCGAAAGAACGGCAGGTTTTGTAGTTGCCAACCCTGAAGATACGGGGATTTTTAATCCAAGAATTAAAGAGTTTACGGATATCGTCCATCAGGCGGGCGGCCTTTGCTTTTATGACCAGGCAAATGCAAACGGACTTTTGGGGATTACAAGGGCGAAAGAAGCAGGATTTGATATGTGCTTCTTTAACCTTCATAAAACGTTCGCTGCACCACATATGTGCGGAGGACCGGCAACGGGTGCACTAGGGGTAACCGCTGAACTGAGAGAGTATTTACCTGTACCAATTGTTGAATCTTCTAACGGGAGATATACGCTTTGTTATGATTTAAAACACTCGGTAGGAAAGGTCCGCTCCTTCCATGGAGTTGCCCAAACAGTGCTTCGAGCATATGCCTGGATTCGGTCACTTGGAGCTGAGGGGCTGAAGGAAGTAGCGAAAATTGCTGTATTGAATAATAACTACATGTACCATCGTGTATTGGCAATTCGCGGGGCTGGAGCGCCATATATAAAAGGGCACCGGCTTGAGCAGGTCCGCTATAGCTGGGAGCAGCTGACGAGAGAAACAGGTGTTACAACCGAGGATGTTACGCTGCGAATGGCTGATTTTGGACTCCATTACTGGACGAGCCACCATCCATATATCGTAAAGCAGCCATTCACCCTTGAACCGACCGAATCCTACTCCAAAGAGGATTTGGATGAATACATTTATGCATTGGAACAGATATCAAAAGAAGCGTATGAAAATCCGGAAATAGTTAAGGCTGCACCTCAAAATAGTACAATTCATAAAATGGACGAGCAAGATTTTCTAGATAACCCTGAAAAATGGTGCATTACCTGGCGTTCTTATTTAAAAAAGACAGAAGTATATGAACCAGCTAAGTAA
- a CDS encoding SDR family NAD(P)-dependent oxidoreductase, translating to MVDYFGLENKVCVVTGGASGIGLATGTLLAEVGAKVVLLDINEDKGQKAAADLQMKNYKVDFFRCDVTKASDCISVRNYLEENYGRVDVLFNNAGVIRRKSVVDLDESDWNLVIDVSLKGIYLLSKYLIPLMASGGGGSIINTGSGWGIKGGDQAAAYCAAKAGVVNLSKAMAIDHGPQNIRVNCICPGDTDTPLLRDEARQLNKEEKAFLVSSAKGRPLERLGTPRDIANGVLFLASDLSTWVSGSDLIVDGGGLA from the coding sequence ATGGTGGATTACTTTGGCTTGGAAAATAAGGTTTGTGTAGTGACAGGGGGAGCATCAGGAATTGGACTGGCAACAGGCACACTTCTGGCTGAAGTCGGAGCAAAAGTTGTTTTATTGGATATTAACGAAGACAAAGGACAAAAGGCAGCGGCGGACCTGCAAATGAAAAACTATAAAGTTGATTTCTTCCGTTGTGATGTGACAAAAGCTTCCGATTGCATATCAGTCAGAAATTACCTAGAAGAAAACTATGGACGAGTAGATGTTCTTTTTAACAATGCAGGTGTGATCAGAAGGAAATCAGTAGTAGATTTGGATGAATCAGATTGGAATTTGGTCATTGACGTATCGCTTAAAGGAATTTATCTCCTATCAAAATATTTAATCCCGCTAATGGCCAGCGGCGGGGGTGGAAGCATTATTAACACTGGCTCAGGCTGGGGGATAAAGGGCGGAGACCAAGCGGCTGCCTATTGCGCAGCAAAAGCGGGTGTCGTGAATTTGAGCAAAGCAATGGCTATAGACCATGGGCCGCAAAATATCCGGGTAAATTGCATCTGCCCGGGAGATACGGATACTCCCCTTTTGAGGGATGAAGCGAGACAACTAAACAAGGAAGAAAAGGCTTTCCTTGTATCGTCCGCAAAAGGCCGGCCGTTAGAAAGGCTTGGGACACCAAGAGATATTGCTAATGGAGTGTTGTTCCTGGCAAGTGATTTATCAACATGGGTAAGCGGGTCAGATTTAATAGTCGATGGAGGCGGGCTTGCTTAG